The genomic DNA GAAAATCAAAGTTGATGCCTTTAATTGAAGGGTACTTGGAAATGATCATGTTGAGGGTTGCTCCAGTGCCACCAACAACATCAACTAACAAGGATATTCCCTCAAATCCTTTGTATGTCTCAAGAATTTTTTTCATGGTTATTTCGGAGAGATCAGCCATAGCCTTGTTAAAAAGTTTGTTCAATGTTGGATTAGCTTTCAGGGGTATTGAAAGATGGAGATCCCATGGAGCTTTCCAAATAGATTGCCTTCTTCAAGAACAGCATCCTTAAGATGAAGCCGGCCTATAACAAAATCAATGCCAAAACACTACGAGGCCAGGACCTAATTAACAAAAAGGTCTGTTGGGTCTGGTTCAACTCATTCGGGCCCACGCTCACGAGGCCCAAACTAGGCCTACAAGAGTCTATGACCCAGGCAAGGGCCACACGGTATAACAGGCACACAACGTCAAAGAAGAGACTCGGGAAACAAATTCGCCCTTGATCCCGAGCATGGTGACCattgagaatttgagagaatagACGATTGTCCTTGGCCCCTAGAGAACCCTTCGCATTTATGGGACGATAAAGACAAGATCCTCAAAGGGATGGATTCCAGCATTTAGGGTGCCGCATCGCATCCCAAGATGCATAAAGGCCCATTGAGAttctatagaattttcaatcatttatctcatttaagaattctttaagaatggatttctcattaaattttgtcattaaatactgaaacatgatttattttaaaaatttagatgagatgaaccactgatatatatttatgaattttaaaatttcaaattttaaaaaaaatttaagagatcTCAATCTAAAGACTTATCGACACTCACTCTGAGAGGACATCTCGCATTTATGACGAAGGGGCTGAGGAAAGGTCGCATTTATGACCAAGGCGTGGGAATTCCCACCAGTCTGCATTTATAGGAGTGACGGATTCTGGGGATTTCATCACTAGGTGACATACAAGacacaagaaaaaaaggagagtcTGGCCCATATAGAGAGGAGGGTCGGTACCCCAAAACCAATAAGAAGGGCCTGAAAAGCCAAGGAAGTATATATAATGTTAGGATCAGTCACCACTACATATACATAGGAAGATTatactaacttaggcatcgtaTTTCTTGTCGGAACAGCCCAACAAGTCTCTAAGCGTTGTGTATTATTGGATCGCAGGCTTACGACGGAGGAAGATACACTGCTGAAGGAGGCTATTGAATACGATCTTGGTCGGAATATTTTGGGTACTAACAAGGCCACTCACTAAAAACAacggaaaaatattttaaaagccacttgtCCTATAAGAGTGTACAAGCAAGGCGATTATTAATCATCATTATTAACAACtgctaacaattaataattgccaataaccgcaACTGCATAACCACCTAAATCGGTTGTGGTTCACTGTGTCAAAAAGATTGCAAATTCAAGAATAAGCTATCGCAAGTAATAAATTTTTGATAAGACtgaaataaatatatagggAATGGTAAACGCTCAAGTAAAATTTCTATTATaatgcacaaaaataaaatgagttgaTTGTTGTTTTCCATTGAGAAGTGGATCAATGAATTAGTGAATTTAtgaaaatcatataaaatagtttaaaaatacTATGTTTCACCTATAGCCCTCACTAGAAAATTAGCTACTTATACCTAGGAGTACAAAACCTATAATCACAATGCTAAACATTGaacacaataaataaataaataaatcttcttttgttttttcatctcCGCAGTGGGttgccttctttttcttcttttctttcaatttatgtctctctttcttttcttttcttttcttttctttttttttttttcttttttgtttttttttttagtaagttaATTTCTAACTTTCTATTAGTCTCGATCAGTTCTCATTCGAAAATCtctgttaaaaataaaaataaatggaagaCAATATTAAGAATTTAGTTGTGGTTGGAGTAATTTCATGGACTACACCTTTGCCTTCAGCCAACTTCACAGGAGCATCCAAATGTCCACTTTGCTCCTCTGATGATAAAATGAACGCAAGAAAAGTTGCACAACCTGTTAGCAGCAGCACTACACATGGAAAagatatgaatatatatatcagtTTCTTCATATAGACATGCAGTGTGCTCTTGGAGTTGGCTGATTGTGTAaaaagttggaatttttttcgaacattctgcggagttttattGGTTTTAAGCATGTGGGGTTGATTTATTGTTTGGTCCCTCTATATCAGTTAGTATTAGAGCAGGCTTTATTAGAGCAAGCTTTATTCTGATCATTCTGATCATGGCCAATTAGTACAATAGTGACGATCCCCTTAACGCATTGCTCGTGATAGGGAAGCTCCTTCGAGAGCCAAATTTTAGGAGTTCGAACAGATGGAACAACAAGAAATGCACTAGTTGCATGCAGGAGATGTTGGAATGCATGCAAATGGGTCTCCTTCGAAATCACACGGACAATGATGCCAAGATGCTGATGGGATCCGAGTGAGGCCTGTTCATCACCAACGACCTGCACTCATAAACCAGCCACTGGTTTATGACGATTTCAGTGACAATGAAGACTTTGCTAAAGGAGTGTTCGGATGAGACGTTAGAGCAGATCGAAGGGGTGGAGGACGTAAAGGTGCAGGTCATGGAGGCGCGTGTTTTAGAGGCTGAGTGCATGACGCTGGCTTTATGGGAAATGTCTATGGAGGCGCTGGCTATAGGGATGTTTATGAAGAGCAACCTGTGCGCCAGGATTACGGTAGGGTGAAGTCTCACGAGTACCGAATGAAGATTGACCTTCAATCCTTCAACGAGCATCTTCACATCAAAGATTTCCTAGATTGGGTAGGGGAAGTGGAGATGCAAGTTCAAGGGTAAATCCTCAGCCTAGTGGGAACAATTACAGACTCAAGTGCATGGTAGGGGAAGCTGTCAAGGCATGTTGATTGAGGCGTCGTCTGACGATGAGTGTTTCCAAGGCAGACGTGTcaccttctatttttttttttttttggtacataGCAAGTGGCAAAATTGAATGAAAGACTTGCGTTTTGATTATACGTGGCGTTTTGAGGATAAGTGTGGGTTGGAGAATAGAGTGGACTTGGGCCGGAATTGCGGGCCGTTAGATGGGTTGGTTAGTTGGGTTATTAGCTTGTAAATTGATTATAAGTGTATATAAACAATCAGAAAGTAAGCTGTGTAAGAGCATTATTAACAGTcttatcaaattttattcatcaaaatagctaaaaattatattttttctattttaactgtcAACTATTTTAAAACACTCATAGCACCTCACcattttaactattcatttttacTATTCCATTTCAATATTCATTtccaaatatattttattttatttttatttttattctttatctcacatttatatttttcaatgtttgtatttttctaaagatcatatttttgaatatttgtcttatcataatggtcatttttaaaaaaaaatttgtattttcctaACGGTTATATTACTTGATTGTCTCCAAGGGTTAGCTTGTGAGCCACGCCTAAttaagcagaggtcactagctcaaattatatatatatatatatatatatatatatatatatatatatatatattacttgatTGTCTCATTTGTATTGCTTTGGAGATTATTGGGTGTCTCGAATTACCCATTAATTCATTCTAATTCCAGTACATCATTCATTTCTCATAAACACTTCCTTCATTCCACAGTCCAATTTCTAAAAGCATATACGTTACATTTTATACAAATAGAAAGATAGAAAAATCTTTACACTAGGCCAGAAAGATTATTAATGGGGCTGGCAGATCAATTAACATCTGGGAGGATCCAGGGATCCCAAACCCCCATAAACTACggactttcatttttttccaattttataaTATGATGAAGTTGAAATTAAGGAACTTCGAATTGGTAGGCGTTTGAAgctcttaaaaattaataattcttttttcacACAAACGTAAGAAGtatgagtagttaatataacatTGATGGACTCAAACtcataggcttaagcttttgggttatgTGGTGTCTCAACATACTATATTATGGGCTCACTATAAAAACTCTCTAATGTATCAATCTTCctaacaaatggtatcagagccgaTGGTGGTATGCAATATGGTGGAGTGGCGCAGGAGCAAGCACATGCACAGGCAAAAGGTGCTTGGAGTGAAGGGCAAAGGTTTCTGGAGTAAGAATAAGTGTGCAAGCTGTGAACATAAACGAGGGTCCCTAGAGAATGAgcaaaaaatatgagaattcaCGGAGTAGGGAAAAAGGTGCGTGATGCAGGTAAAACCCACATAGCCTATGAGTAATCTTGGACATGGCCATAAGATTGATAAAATGCTTCAGTTTGAGGGGGAGTATAGCAATGTGATGATGAACTCACCCATAAAAGGGAGATTGTcgaatatatatgtgtgagtgtaaaaaTGATAGAGCCCTACATTGAAAATATGTAAGAAGTGTGAGTAGTTAGTATGGCATTGGTGGACCCAAACtcataggcttaagcttttgggttatgTGGTGTttcaacatgctatattatgagTTCGCTAAAAAGATTCCCCAATATATCAATCTCCTGTatcaagaatttatttattcatttgttCTTTTATAATTGAATCTTATTAAAGTTCAAATTCAAGTTATCACCATGCATTACTATCAGATACAAGACTTCAAGGACACATATGTTTATACCAAACATTTATAGGAAACTAGAAGCAGAATAATTGGAGACTTATTTGTAAAGTTCCATGACTCCCCAAACATTGTAGACAAGGCAGTCAACATGAAAGCCCGAAAATCCCGAACTCTTGCTCAAGGCCTCGAACTCCTTCGCAGTTCTTTCCTTCCCTCCAAGGCTAACAAGCATGATATTATCAGTGGCAGAAACAAACTTAGCACCATCAGTTGACTCAGGTGCATCTGGCATTACATGGTCAATGATAATCACCTTTCCATTTTGTTGTAGTGCTTTATTGCagttctttaaaaaatttatgcaaTGTTCATCACTCCAGTTATGACATGTAGCCTACAATATAATACATGAAACATGCAAAGTGGTGGTCATGAtctcttcgttttttttttttgcagttaAAAGCCATGCCAATCTTCTTTCAAATGTCACATAAATGGTTCATTAACTGACCTTTATCATAATAGCGTCACCTGTTGGAACACTTACATACATATCTCCTCCAACATGCTCAATACCTGCATAAAATTTGACTTTGCTCTTCAacatctatttattattttaggataaataagaagtaatttattaaaatgaaactaatggggaaaagaaaaaatggggaGACCAGCCATTAAGCCCCAAAACCATCGacacaacaaaataacaagaacaCCTAACATCCCAAACATGCACAGCTCGAGGGAAAAAAAACACCAGATAAGCCAAAACAAGCACAAACAACCTCACTAAACCAACACAAACCAACACAAAGCCAGACTATTTGACTATGAATACATACCCCAGGACCAGAAAACACCCATTACAGGGAACACGACCACCATCAGATCGGGCGTAGAACAAGGAGGATGGGAAGGAGAATGAAGCAAGGAGGCGGGGAGGGGGAGAACTCAGAGGATAGAACAAAGGCATTTCAATTTTGTAGTCTCAATtgatcattttcttcaaatagtTATTGGGGTTGGAAGAAAATTCTGAAGCTTAGGAGGATTGCAAGATCGTTTTTCTGCATTACGAATTAGGGAATCGGGAAACATTTTCTctttggcatgattggtggcACCCCCAAGAGGAGTACTGTTCGAAAAATTTGGGCATAGAGTTATTGTGTACGATCCAACAAGTCATGTTGATGCAAAACTCTCTAGTATTTTGGTTGATAAACAATGGGTTAATTTGGAGGCCTGCAAGATCAGAAGATTTAGTGTGAATACAGAGTTTTATTCCTTCTATCTAGATTGGTGATTTTGATAAACCTTCTTAGATGCCCTCTAAATCAGGTAAATATACTTCTGAAACTTGGGAAGTAATTAGATTCAAATTACCAATGGTTGCATGTTTGATAAATGTTTGGCTTTCATGAGCAGTTCCAAAAGCAAGCTTCTATACTTTGGTTGACAATAAAAAATCGAGACTGGCTACCGGAGTTAAGATGTTGAAATGGGGATATACAGGGGACCTTAAATGTGTGTTCTGAAGAAATTGTATTGAGAGTAGAGATCACCTCTATTTTGAATGTGGATTTACTAAAAGACCATAGAGGGGAATTAATGAGGAAATGTATGTAGGGTGCTCCTGATGAAACACATTGGGAAAGAATTATGGATGGGGgatttaaaaagcaaaaaggaaaggattaaGGGCAGTAATATGTGAAAGCTGGTAATGGGAGCAAGTGTATAATTTTTGGAGGGTAAATAAAGTCTGAAGAAAGCATAATGAAGGCCATTTCATGGAATGTAAAAAATAGAGTGTTTTCTAAGCTTGaaaggttttaataattttgagttGAATATGGTTCTTTGTTTTGTATGGGGAATTCCCCTCTCTGTTTTGAATAATTAAGTGAGTAGTGTGAtgtaattttttgaattgtaaAGGTGTTGAATGAGTGGTTAGGAGTGAGTTGGAAGTGCTAAGATTTTTCAGCCTTTAAAGTAGTTGCATGAATATGTCATTCATCATAGTTATTTGGGGTTAGGACCGGTTCTATAAattttgaggcctaaggcaataattttatataagaagctttcttttatttagaaaaactaattaagtagtatttatttaaatttctatattataatttttttttttttttttaaatccattCATCTCGTTTTACTAAttaagtttttgtttggttCTATTGTTAGACTCTAGATCTCTCACACGCATAGAAATGAATGGCCAACATACAAAATTGTCATAGATAGAGAATACATAGGCTATAAAGTGTCGAAACTCCTTCACGAGAAGAGACAAAATGCACTCACAATTTTCATTGGCTAATATTTAGGGTGGCCTCCTTCTACTTCTTGAGgactttttttctcttcaatttgGGGGCTTTAGGCAATGGCCTAAATGGCTAACCTATTGAGGCGGCCCAGTTTGGGGCTTAAATGCTTTGAAGATTAAGAGCATGAGGGCTAGTTGGTTTGGCGATCTACAGGTTTATCATATTTGGGGGCAGATGAATGCTATTAAACATGGTATCCAGTTGCATTTAGAGCAGAATTTGATACAGAATATGTATTTCTTGGGAAGTTAGAGCTCATATTATTGCAAAAGGTAGATTCAAGAAGATTGCTGAGAACCTTAGTGATGTGTAACCAGTGGAGATTACCAGCCTCGATATTCTCTAAATATTAGACTTGAAGTCTCATGTTTTTGTCTTAGGTTTGTCAGTTTCAACACATGTAAAAAGTAGTTGTTGTGGTCTATAAGTTGATCTGTTCTTGTTTGTTTTAGCAACTAAGTTCCCACTAGAGTATTTTGtactttctataattttttttttgggggggtaaaAGTTATCtcaatcataaaaataaaaaaagttatacaTCTCATCATCTTAGCTTGCACACTAAATAAGCCTAAAATTGAAAGGGGACATAGGGGTATGGCTATCAAATATTGTATTATAGTACCTGGATAAGATGGCGCATGTTGTATCATATGAGGCAAATCAAAGTTGATGCCTCTAATGGAAGGGTACTTGGAAATGATCATGTTGAGATCTGCTCCAGTACACCCAGCAACATCAACCAGCAATGATACTCCCTCAAATCCTTTGTATGTCTCAAGAACTTTTTTCATCGATATTCCGGAGAGATCAGCCATAGccttgttaaaaattttgtttaatgttgGATCAG from Corylus avellana chromosome ca6, CavTom2PMs-1.0 includes the following:
- the LOC132185634 gene encoding caffeic acid 3-O-methyltransferase-like isoform X1 yields the protein MASTENYKEDDNACLYAMHLSTSHIFPMALTAAIELNLFDIIASRANQDAYMSPSEIASQLPTKNPDAPFLLDRMLRLLATYSLLTCSMRTCEDGRVERLYGVSPAGKFFAQNGDGGLLSSMALLNSHPNVAEVWRHLKDAILEEGNLYEKVHGTTNIFEYMEADPTLNKIFNKAMADLSGISMKKVLETYKGFEGVSLLVDVAGCTGADLNMIISKYPSIRGINFDLPHMIQHAPSYPGIEHVGGDMYVSVPTGDAIMIKATCHNWSDEHCINFLKNCNKALQQNGKVIIIDHVMPDAPESTDGAKFVSATDNIMLVSLGGKERTAKEFEALSKSSGFSGFHVDCLVYNVWGVMELYK